CAGTATCCGGACATGGCGGAATAACCAAGACGTATCACCACGTGGCCAGTCATCACTATTGGCCTAATATGTACTTCGACGTAACCAAATACGTAAGCCAGTGTACTGTttgtaaattacaaaaaccAGATACTAATCCACCACAGGTGATACCAGGGCACAGACCAATCACCGAGCTATGGGAAAGTGTATCAGTTGATACAGTGGGACCACTGCCCAAGTCGCAACATCAAAAGACACATCTGATCGTGTTATGCGATATGTATTCAAGGTATCTGGAAGTCCAGCCAATATCAGAACCAACCGGTAGTAAAATCATATTCTTTTTACGCTCAGTATTTAATCGTTGGGGCTACCCGCGAGTAGTTGTAACTGACAACGGAACTGAGTTTGTCAATAGGGTTGTTTCTGAATATTTACAGACCAATAATATAGTACACGAATTAACACCAGCATATCATCCACAGTCTAACCCTGTGGAACGAataaacagaaatttaaaatctttaattCGAACTTTTCTTACAGATAAACATTCCAGATGGGACCAAAATCTCCCAGAACTTGTTTATGCTTATAATACTTCTGTTCACAGCTCGCTGACAGTAAGCCCAGCTTACTTGAACTTCGGCCGTGATCCCCGGTATTTAGACCTTCACCGCGGGGGAAAAGTTTTGACAGAATTAAACAACCCGGACCATAGAACTACGGTATTATCTTTAATCGATGAGCTAAGGCATTACATCGAGTCTTTTATGATCAAAGCTCAAAACAGACAAGACGAGAAGGTACCAGATCCTAACATTAATATAGTTATCGGTGCCGaggtatttattaaaaataaacaattgagTAAAAAGGTTGATGGATTCGCAGGTAAGCTTGCGCCTCCTCGTAAAGGGCCATTATATGTACACAGTTTTTATTCGAACAGTTTAGTAAATGTCTGtgataaagataataatattattggtAAATTTAGTATTCATGATCTGAAAATACCGCGCAGATCAAACCGTAAAGTACCTAAAGTCGAACAATGAGTCGGTTaggttttattgaaataaaattgtaatctcTAAAATAAGCTAATACTAGTACATTGCACAGTCTAATGATAGTTCTTTCACAGGATGGCAGAACTTGGGAAATTCTTGTACAGCAAAGAGACGACAAAAGAAAAGAAAGCAGATCAACAACTACTGAGGACCTGTAGATACCACGGTAGAGTTGGGGATCGGAATTCCTACTGGGCCAATCCCGTATTTGCCACACCAGCAGCGTATCTCAACTTTGATATCCCAGTAACGACCGGAATTACACTAGCGGCCGGCTTTCACCGACGACTGACTAATGTATTAGTTTATCACGAGAAAAACTCAGTGCTAGTCGTGCCTGAGACACCAGTGATTACAGCGGTGCAGACACCAGAACTTCCAATCCCATCGATGACTGTAAAATGCCAAATGATGATTGGAAGAGATTTAAAGATGGTAGACTCCAACTTAAGTCACATGCTCTCGCAAACTGAATGGCGAGAGAT
This window of the Microplitis mediator isolate UGA2020A chromosome 8, iyMicMedi2.1, whole genome shotgun sequence genome carries:
- the LOC130673232 gene encoding uncharacterized protein LOC130673232; the encoded protein is MAELGKFLYSKETTKEKKADQQLLRTCRYHGRVGDRNSYWANPVFATPAAYLNFDIPVTTGITLAAGFHRRLTNVLVYHEKNSVLVVPETPVITAVQTPELPIPSMTVKCQMMIGRDLKMVDSNLSHMLSQTEWREIVKKITESMSPKSTRTIATQTIETRLAPVPEPGCLKCKEKGHTHDQCQNELRGECYCTNCRRLGHTNNTCPYQHWNTDGYRKMRGYCRHCSTQDPFMNDSCQTCRTRVQMSQAARGAFQILPP